A single genomic interval of Procambarus clarkii isolate CNS0578487 chromosome 17, FALCON_Pclarkii_2.0, whole genome shotgun sequence harbors:
- the LOC123772457 gene encoding TWiK family of potassium channels protein 18, with amino-acid sequence MGRVVTIIYALLGIPLMLLYLSSVGDLLSRALKWLWWRMCRCRRRPPVSRANHQPPAPYTTVDPTKRKWGGDCGESSSGGEEYGDGETGAVPVTLCLVLMITYICGGAAVFAYAHQWSFLHAIYFCFSSLTTIGFGDLAPETTPNVSTGVQVALLGAAFYLLVGMALIATCFNLMQEQMTNRGYGLGRRLGTLMATSNSGSNHRFHLDDT; translated from the exons ATGGGCAGAGTTGTTACCATCATCTACGCCCTCCTCGGCATCCCCCTCATGCTCCTCTACCTCTCTTCAGTAG GAGACCTGTTGTCCCGGGCCCTcaagtggttgtggtggaggatgTGCAGATGTCGCCGGCGACCCCCAGTCTCCAGAGCCAACCACCAGCCCCCAGCCCCCTACACCACCGTCGACCCCACCAAG AGGAAGTGGGGCGGCGACTGTGGCGAGAGCAGCAGCGGTGGCGAGGAGTACGGTGACggggagactggtgccgtccctgTCACCCTCTGCCTGGTGCTCATGATCACATACATCTGTGGGGGCGCCGCTGTCTTTGCCTACGCCCACCAGTGGTCCTTCCTACACGCCATCTACTTCTGCTTTTCTTCCCTTACCACCATCGGCTTCGGGGACCTTGCGCCGGAGACAACACCTAACGTGAGCACGGGTGTTCAGGTAGCACTACTGGGAGCGGCTTTTTACCTGCTGGTTGGGATGGCACTCATCGCCACCTGCTTCAACCTCATGCAGGAGCAAATGACTAATCGTGGCTACGGCCTCGGGCGACGTCTTGGGACTCTCATGGCCACCAGCAACAGCGGCAGCAACCACCGCTTCCACCTGGACGACACCTGA